Below is a window of Armatimonadota bacterium DNA.
CGTCTGGAGGAGCGGGGGGTGGTGGAGCACCCCGAGGCGCACCACGGGGACCGGGAGATCTTCCTCCCCAGGAGCGTGGTGGAGGCCTTTGTGGGGCGCCCGCGGGAGGCCCTGGTGGAGCAGCTGCGCACGGCCCTGGAGAACCCCTCGCCCAAGGTGCGCCGCTTTGCCCTGAAGGCCCTCTTCTCCCTCTTTGGCGAGGGGGCCATGGACCAGCTTATCACCTCCCTGGAAGACGAGGATGTGGACGTCAAGCGGCTGGCGGTGAAGATCCTGGGGCGGATGCGGGACAAGCGGGTGATCGAGCCGCTGGTGCAGCTGGTCCTGAAGGATGGGGAGCAGATTGAGGAGACGGTCTGGAACACGCTGAAGGTCCTGACCGACCTGCGGGAGTACGAGAGCCTGCGTGCCCGGGTGGCCAAGGAGAAGGCCGGCGGCCAGCCTACCGTGAGGAAGGTGCGGCGGGAGCGAGACGTCTCGCCAGATTGGTGGAGGGAGCAGGACTAGACGCAGGCGCGCATCAACCAGACCACAATCCGCGTGGCCGAGGCGGACATTACCACCCTGGCCGTGGACGCCATCGTCAATGCGGCCAACACCCACCTGTGGATGGGAGGCGGCGTGGCGGGGGCGATCAAGCGCCAGGGCGGCGAGGAGATAGAGCGGGAGGCGGTGCGCCAGGGGCCCATCCCCGTGGGGGAAGCGATAGTGACGGGCGCCGGTCGCCTGCCAGCGCGGGCGGTCATCCACGCAGCCACCATGGGGCCGGATCTGGTCACCGATGAGCGGGCCATCCGGGCGGCCACGCGCAACGCTCTGGTCCGGGCGGCAGAGCGGCGGTTTGGCACCATCGCCCTGCCGGCCCTGGGGACGGGCGTGGGAGGATTCCCCCTGGAGCGGGCCGCGGCCATCATGCTGGAGGAGATCGTGACCCACATCCGCGGCGGGACATCCCTGCGGGAGATCGTGCTGGCGGTGCGCGGCGAGCAGGCACGCCAGGCCTTCAGCGGGGCGCTGCGGCAGGTGGCGCCGGAAGAGGAGCTGTGAGCGGGGATCAGGTGGTGGTCTTCATCACCGCGTCGTCGGCCGAGGAGGCACAGCGCATCGGTCGGGCCCTCCTGGACGAGCGGCTGGCGGCCTGCGTGA
It encodes the following:
- a CDS encoding macro domain-containing protein yields the protein MAEADITTLAVDAIVNAANTHLWMGGGVAGAIKRQGGEEIEREAVRQGPIPVGEAIVTGAGRLPARAVIHAATMGPDLVTDERAIRAATRNALVRAAERRFGTIALPALGTGVGGFPLERAAAIMLEEIVTHIRGGTSLREIVLAVRGEQARQAFSGALRQVAPEEEL